One window of the Desmospora profundinema genome contains the following:
- the ychF gene encoding redox-regulated ATPase YchF encodes MPLTTGIVGLPNVGKSTLFNAITRAGAESANYPFCTIDPNVGVVDVPDERLNQLAAIVNPQRVIPTSFQFTDIAGLVKGASRGEGLGNQFLSHIREVDAIIHVVRCFEDENITHVSGKVDPVSDMETINLELVLADLETVERRLDRLSRQKKSGDAQATKEHGILTRLQSQLAEGLPARGVDLSEEEWAMIRSLNLLTMKKMLYAANVSEEDVAAAEENPFVRQVMEQAEKEGAEVVTISAQLEAEIVELEGEERELFLEELGLASSGLDRLVAAAYRLLGLITYFTAGEKEVRAWTITEGTKAPQAAGVIHSDFERGFIRAEVVSYQDLLDAGSMSQARERGLLRSEGKDYVVRDGDIVHFRFNV; translated from the coding sequence ATGCCGTTGACTACCGGCATTGTCGGTTTGCCCAATGTGGGCAAATCAACCTTGTTTAATGCGATTACCCGAGCGGGAGCCGAATCGGCAAACTACCCATTTTGCACCATCGATCCCAATGTGGGGGTGGTGGATGTCCCTGATGAGCGGCTGAATCAATTAGCTGCCATCGTCAATCCCCAGCGAGTCATTCCTACTTCTTTTCAATTTACGGATATTGCTGGTCTTGTAAAGGGAGCCAGCAGAGGGGAGGGGCTGGGAAATCAGTTTTTATCCCATATTCGAGAAGTGGATGCCATCATCCATGTCGTCCGTTGTTTTGAGGACGAAAATATCACTCATGTTTCAGGAAAAGTGGATCCCGTCAGCGATATGGAAACAATCAACCTGGAATTGGTGCTGGCCGATTTGGAGACAGTGGAACGCCGGCTGGATCGCTTAAGCCGTCAAAAGAAGAGTGGAGATGCTCAAGCCACAAAGGAGCACGGGATATTAACTCGGTTGCAGAGTCAGTTGGCCGAAGGCCTACCTGCCAGGGGAGTCGATCTTTCCGAAGAAGAGTGGGCAATGATTCGCTCTCTTAACCTGTTGACCATGAAAAAGATGTTGTATGCAGCCAATGTGTCGGAAGAGGATGTGGCAGCCGCTGAGGAGAATCCATTTGTCCGTCAAGTGATGGAACAAGCGGAAAAAGAAGGGGCAGAGGTTGTTACCATCAGCGCACAACTGGAAGCGGAGATCGTAGAGTTGGAAGGCGAGGAACGAGAGCTGTTCCTGGAAGAGTTGGGGTTGGCCTCTTCCGGTTTGGACCGGTTGGTGGCAGCTGCATACCGGCTGCTGGGATTGATCACATACTTTACAGCCGGCGAGAAGGAAGTGCGTGCCTGGACCATCACTGAGGGGACCAAGGCACCGCAGGCAGCCGGGGTGATCCATTCTGATTTTGAACGGGGATTTATCCGGGCTGAAGTCGTATCCTATCAGGATCTTCTGGACGCCGGCTCCATGTCTCAGGCGCGGGAGCGGGGACTCTTGCGTTCTGAAGGGAAGGACTATGTCGTCCGTGATGGGGATATTGTCCATTTTCGGTTTAACGTATAA
- the dnaB gene encoding replicative DNA helicase, with amino-acid sequence MSELFADRMPPHNQEAEQAVLGAVLIEPSVLVNVTERLRPEDFYRQAHQRLLQVMIQLAEQGEPVDLVTLTSALQDQKLLEEVGGVPYLTELAGAVPTAANVDHYAQIVEEKAILRRLIRTATEIATSGYSGGDEVSHVIDQAEKKILDISQRRISKGFVPIKDVLMETFERIESLHYNQGKLTGVPSGYSDLDRMTSGFQPSDLIILAARPSMGKTAFSLNVAQNVAVRANQPVAIFNLEMSAPQLVQRMLAAEGNIDAQVFRNGHLGDEDWEKLTMAISTLSEAPIFIDDTPGITVFDIRAKLRRLQAEHGLGLVLIDYLQLIEGTGRDSRQQEISEISRSLKLLARELNVPVIALSQLSRAVEQRQDKRPMLSDLRESGSIEQDADIVSFLYRDDYYNEESEKKNIIEVILAKHRNGPVGKVELLFLKNYNKFLSLDMRHGQEHAL; translated from the coding sequence ATGAGCGAGTTGTTTGCCGACCGGATGCCCCCTCACAATCAGGAAGCGGAACAGGCCGTGTTGGGTGCCGTCCTGATCGAGCCAAGTGTGCTGGTAAACGTCACCGAGCGCCTTCGGCCCGAGGACTTTTATCGGCAAGCCCACCAGCGTCTGCTTCAGGTTATGATCCAGCTGGCTGAGCAGGGGGAACCGGTTGACTTGGTCACCCTTACGTCCGCTTTGCAGGATCAAAAATTGCTGGAGGAAGTAGGGGGAGTTCCATACCTCACGGAACTGGCCGGTGCCGTTCCCACTGCGGCCAATGTGGACCACTATGCACAGATTGTGGAGGAAAAAGCGATTCTGCGCCGTCTCATCCGGACGGCGACCGAGATCGCCACATCCGGCTACAGCGGGGGGGATGAAGTTTCCCATGTGATCGATCAAGCGGAGAAAAAGATCCTGGACATCTCCCAGCGCCGGATCAGCAAGGGTTTCGTTCCGATCAAGGACGTGCTGATGGAAACCTTTGAACGGATTGAATCCCTTCATTACAACCAGGGGAAACTGACCGGAGTTCCATCTGGATACTCCGACCTGGACCGAATGACATCCGGGTTCCAACCCTCGGATCTCATCATTCTGGCGGCGCGACCCAGTATGGGGAAGACCGCATTTTCACTCAATGTGGCACAAAACGTGGCGGTTCGGGCCAATCAACCGGTAGCCATCTTCAATCTGGAGATGTCCGCGCCTCAGTTGGTACAGCGGATGTTGGCGGCAGAAGGAAATATTGATGCCCAAGTGTTTCGTAACGGACACCTGGGAGATGAAGATTGGGAAAAGCTGACGATGGCGATCAGCACGTTGTCGGAAGCGCCGATTTTCATTGATGATACCCCGGGGATTACGGTGTTCGACATTCGGGCCAAACTGCGTCGCCTCCAGGCTGAGCACGGACTGGGACTGGTACTGATCGATTATCTTCAGTTGATTGAGGGCACCGGCCGCGACAGCCGCCAACAAGAAATCTCCGAGATCTCCCGCTCCTTGAAATTGTTGGCCCGGGAATTGAATGTGCCGGTAATCGCTCTTTCCCAGCTTTCCCGTGCAGTCGAACAGCGTCAGGACAAGCGACCCATGTTGTCCGACCTGAGGGAATCCGGCTCCATTGAACAGGATGCGGATATTGTCTCCTTTTTGTATCGGGATGATTATTACAATGAAGAATCGGAGAAAAAGAATATTATCGAAGTGATCCTGGCCAAGCATCGGAATGGTCCTGTCGGAAAAGTGGAGCTGTTGTTCCTTAAAAACTACAACAAGTTCCTTAGTCTGGACATGAGGCACGGTCAGGAACATGCGCTCTAA
- a CDS encoding adenylosuccinate synthase, whose translation MSTVVVVGTQWGDEGKGKITDYLAEKAEVVSRYQGGNNAGHTIVFGGKRYKLHLIPSGIFYSEKVCVLGNGMVLHPEALIEELAYLRSHGVSTQNLRISDRAHVIMPYHIKLDMAEESRKGSGKIGTTGKGIGPAYMDKAARTGIRVSDLLDRERFAEKLKKNLEDKNRLLEKVYDTTGFTFEEIYEPYLACADQIRPYVTDTSVVLNDAIDGGQRVLFEGAQGVMLDIDQGTYPFVTSSNPVAGGVCIGSGVGPTKIHHVIGVAKAYTTRVGDGPFPTELFDETGDRIRDIGREYGTTTGRPRRVGWFDSVVVRHARRVSGITGLSLNSLDVLTGLPKVKICTAYQYRGRVMENYPASLDVLAECQPVYEELPGWTEDITGARSLSDLPLAAQHYVERITHLTGIPLTLFSVGPGREQTIQVRPVYA comes from the coding sequence ATGTCAACGGTGGTCGTGGTGGGCACCCAATGGGGTGATGAAGGAAAGGGAAAAATCACCGATTACCTTGCAGAAAAAGCGGAAGTGGTTTCTCGTTATCAAGGCGGGAACAACGCGGGGCATACGATTGTGTTCGGGGGGAAGCGCTACAAGCTCCACTTGATTCCCTCGGGGATTTTTTACTCGGAAAAAGTATGCGTACTGGGGAACGGGATGGTACTGCATCCCGAAGCATTGATAGAAGAATTGGCCTATCTTCGGAGCCACGGGGTTTCCACTCAAAACCTGCGCATCTCCGATCGGGCTCATGTCATCATGCCCTATCATATCAAACTGGATATGGCTGAGGAGAGCCGTAAGGGATCCGGTAAGATCGGAACTACCGGCAAGGGTATTGGTCCCGCTTACATGGATAAAGCGGCCCGTACAGGAATCCGGGTGTCCGACCTCCTGGACCGGGAGCGATTTGCGGAAAAACTGAAAAAGAATCTGGAAGATAAAAACCGACTGTTAGAGAAAGTGTATGATACGACGGGCTTTACTTTTGAGGAAATTTACGAGCCTTACCTGGCTTGTGCCGATCAGATACGGCCTTATGTTACAGATACCTCCGTTGTGCTGAACGATGCCATTGATGGGGGACAGCGGGTATTGTTTGAAGGAGCACAGGGAGTGATGCTGGATATCGACCAGGGGACCTATCCCTTTGTCACTTCCTCCAATCCGGTGGCTGGGGGCGTCTGCATCGGTTCCGGAGTGGGCCCCACCAAAATCCATCATGTGATCGGGGTAGCCAAAGCGTATACCACACGGGTGGGGGACGGTCCGTTCCCGACGGAACTATTTGACGAAACGGGTGACCGGATTCGGGATATCGGTCGTGAGTACGGAACCACTACCGGTCGTCCGCGCCGTGTCGGATGGTTTGATAGCGTCGTGGTACGGCATGCCCGCCGTGTGAGCGGGATCACCGGTCTCTCCCTTAACTCCCTGGATGTATTGACCGGACTTCCGAAAGTGAAAATCTGTACGGCCTATCAATATCGGGGGCGGGTAATGGAGAATTATCCCGCCAGTCTGGATGTATTGGCGGAATGTCAACCAGTCTATGAGGAATTACCGGGTTGGACCGAGGATATCACCGGCGCTCGCAGTCTTTCGGACCTTCCCCTGGCAGCCCAGCACTACGTGGAGCGAATCACTCACTTGACGGGGATTCCCTTGACGCTGTTCTCGGTAGGTCCGGGACGTGAGCAGACCATCCAGGTTCGTCCGGTTTACGCATGA
- the rpsF gene encoding 30S ribosomal protein S6 produces the protein MHKYELMYITRPELDEEKLNGTREKVQGHITQNKGEVIEQEHFGKRRLAYLVNDLREGVYTVATFHGDTDTVNELDRQLKLNDDVIRHMIINIDDKPEKKS, from the coding sequence ATGCACAAGTATGAGCTGATGTACATCACCCGTCCCGAGTTGGACGAGGAGAAGCTGAACGGCACCCGTGAGAAAGTCCAAGGGCACATCACCCAAAACAAAGGGGAAGTCATTGAGCAGGAGCACTTCGGCAAACGCCGACTGGCTTACCTGGTGAACGACTTGCGGGAAGGTGTTTACACGGTGGCTACCTTCCATGGTGACACGGATACCGTAAACGAGTTGGATCGGCAGCTGAAGCTGAATGATGACGTGATCCGTCACATGATCATCAACATCGATGACAAACCGGAAAAAAAATCCTGA
- a CDS encoding CxxH/CxxC protein, producing the protein MTNVVSWYACEEHVELVIDDFVDRYQLAPEIEPSTNVDQTKTPERIRCRQCGGTPVYHLTAASA; encoded by the coding sequence ATGACGAATGTCGTTTCATGGTATGCTTGTGAAGAACATGTCGAACTGGTGATCGATGATTTTGTCGACCGATACCAGCTGGCACCGGAAATCGAACCAAGCACGAATGTGGACCAGACAAAAACACCGGAAAGGATCCGTTGCCGCCAATGTGGCGGCACGCCGGTTTATCATCTGACAGCAGCCTCGGCGTGA
- the rlmH gene encoding 23S rRNA (pseudouridine(1915)-N(3))-methyltransferase RlmH, with protein sequence MRIQVIAVGKLKERFLQTGVDHYLERLTPYAKVEVTEVAEEKGQEPMGEAEIQQVIHKEGERILRHLTPDTYTIALAIQGVALSSETLANHLEQLATYGKSRIAFVIGGSHGLSKKVLQRADYTLSFSKMTFPHQLMRMILLEQVYRSFKINRGETYHK encoded by the coding sequence ATGCGTATCCAAGTGATTGCCGTCGGAAAACTGAAGGAGCGTTTTTTACAGACGGGAGTCGACCACTACCTGGAACGGCTCACACCGTATGCCAAGGTGGAGGTGACGGAGGTCGCGGAAGAAAAGGGGCAGGAACCCATGGGTGAAGCGGAAATCCAGCAAGTGATTCATAAGGAGGGGGAGCGAATCTTACGGCATCTTACTCCCGACACTTACACCATCGCACTCGCCATCCAAGGAGTCGCCCTTTCTTCGGAAACCTTGGCCAATCATCTGGAACAGCTGGCCACTTACGGAAAGAGCCGCATCGCTTTTGTTATTGGGGGATCTCACGGCCTGTCCAAAAAAGTGCTGCAGCGGGCGGATTATACCCTGTCCTTTTCCAAGATGACCTTTCCCCACCAATTGATGCGAATGATCCTGCTGGAACAAGTGTATCGCTCCTTTAAAATTAACCGGGGAGAAACCTATCATAAGTGA
- a CDS encoding DHH family phosphoesterase has translation MPNFITKRWHGAHMVFAMCFSLILIALVAIYRWEYAMVALVVFFLLAYALVRAEQEFRKDFIHYVQTLSQRVKGANQAALDGLPIGILLYDRENHVAWHNPFIKGMTARESLVGLPVSDLFPALSEGESPEKMDVDDRVFEVIHQAEERLYFFRDVTRLERLRTQYEREQTVIGFLHMDNFDEAGTGLDDQERTLLLTNVNAAVTRWAQEHDISLRRFDTDKFFMVMKRGTLERLKRNRFDILDVVRDMTRRNQIPITLSIGVASIGADMVERTHAAEAALDIALARGGDQAALQEGERVVFFGGKTNAVEKRTRVRARVISYALSNLIKDSEQVMIMGHDQPDMDALGSAIGVLKAVELANREGYIVLGESNPSIDGLVKAMEEDEVIRERILSPERALQQADAHTLLILVDTHKPSMTIEPKLVEKSERVVVIDHHRRGEEFVRDPVLVYLEPYASSTCELVTELLQYQEGRLNMDKLETTALLAGIVVDTKSFAFRSGSRTFEAASFLRRHGADLAMVQSLLQEDLDRFVKRAEIVKNTEVVYDKMAIAVGEETEIYDQLVIAQAADTLLNMRGVGASFVIGKREDGKVAISARSQGELNVQVIMEELGGGGHLTHAATQFEGISLGEARKRLLDVLKQKEEGGDDE, from the coding sequence ATGCCGAATTTTATTACAAAACGGTGGCACGGAGCGCACATGGTGTTCGCCATGTGCTTCAGTTTAATTTTAATCGCATTGGTGGCTATCTACCGATGGGAATATGCCATGGTGGCACTGGTGGTTTTTTTCCTGTTGGCCTATGCCCTGGTTCGGGCTGAACAGGAGTTTCGCAAAGATTTTATTCATTATGTTCAAACACTGTCCCAACGGGTCAAAGGAGCAAACCAGGCGGCTTTGGACGGGTTGCCCATCGGAATCCTTCTATATGATCGGGAAAACCATGTAGCCTGGCATAATCCCTTTATCAAAGGCATGACTGCTCGGGAATCGTTGGTGGGCCTTCCTGTATCGGATCTTTTTCCCGCCTTGTCCGAAGGGGAAAGTCCGGAAAAAATGGATGTGGACGACCGGGTTTTTGAAGTGATTCACCAGGCGGAAGAGCGTTTATATTTTTTCCGTGATGTCACCCGGCTGGAGCGGTTGCGGACTCAGTATGAAAGGGAGCAGACTGTAATCGGGTTCCTGCATATGGATAACTTTGATGAGGCCGGCACCGGGTTGGATGACCAGGAACGAACCCTTCTCTTGACCAATGTGAATGCCGCCGTCACACGGTGGGCACAAGAGCATGACATCAGTTTGCGTCGCTTTGACACGGATAAATTTTTTATGGTGATGAAGCGGGGGACATTGGAACGACTGAAGCGTAACCGGTTTGACATTTTGGATGTGGTTCGGGATATGACGCGCCGTAATCAAATCCCCATCACCCTTAGTATCGGGGTGGCCTCGATTGGTGCGGACATGGTGGAACGGACCCATGCTGCGGAAGCCGCTCTGGATATCGCACTGGCTCGGGGCGGGGATCAAGCCGCATTGCAAGAAGGAGAACGGGTGGTCTTTTTCGGGGGGAAGACCAATGCAGTGGAAAAGCGCACCCGGGTACGGGCGCGGGTGATCTCCTATGCTTTGTCCAACCTTATTAAAGACAGCGAACAAGTGATGATCATGGGGCACGACCAGCCGGACATGGATGCCCTTGGTTCCGCCATCGGTGTTTTGAAAGCAGTCGAGTTGGCCAATCGTGAGGGATATATTGTTTTGGGGGAGTCCAACCCTTCCATCGATGGGTTGGTGAAGGCGATGGAAGAGGATGAAGTCATCCGAGAACGGATTTTGAGCCCGGAACGGGCGTTGCAACAGGCGGACGCCCATACGCTTTTGATCCTGGTGGACACTCATAAGCCTTCCATGACGATTGAACCGAAACTGGTGGAAAAGTCGGAGCGGGTAGTGGTGATTGACCACCATCGACGCGGAGAAGAATTTGTTCGTGATCCGGTTCTCGTTTATCTCGAACCCTATGCATCCTCCACGTGTGAGTTGGTGACGGAACTTTTACAGTATCAAGAAGGCCGACTCAATATGGATAAACTAGAAACCACCGCGTTGTTGGCGGGTATTGTTGTGGATACCAAGAGCTTCGCCTTTCGTTCGGGTTCCCGCACGTTTGAGGCGGCATCCTTTTTGCGGCGGCATGGAGCCGATTTGGCTATGGTTCAATCGCTGTTGCAGGAAGATCTGGACCGCTTCGTCAAGCGGGCCGAGATTGTCAAAAACACGGAAGTGGTATACGATAAAATGGCGATTGCCGTGGGCGAGGAGACGGAGATCTATGATCAGCTCGTCATCGCTCAGGCAGCGGATACCCTGCTGAATATGAGGGGGGTGGGCGCATCTTTCGTCATTGGAAAACGGGAGGATGGCAAGGTGGCGATCAGCGCCCGCTCGCAGGGAGAGTTGAACGTTCAGGTGATCATGGAGGAACTGGGGGGCGGTGGGCATCTCACCCATGCTGCCACTCAGTTTGAGGGCATCTCCCTAGGTGAAGCACGAAAACGGCTCCTGGACGTGTTAAAACAGAAGGAAGAAGGGGGCGACGACGAATGA
- the ssb gene encoding single-stranded DNA-binding protein has protein sequence MLNRVILIGRLTWDPELRYTPNGVAVASFRLAVDRPFTNQQGEREADFIDIVVWRQQAENVANYLKKGRMVAVEGRLQVRSYENQEGRKVRVSEVVADNVRFLPTSGGSGGPSGNPAQEGGSGFQNDRGSSNDPFADDGKPIDISDDDLPF, from the coding sequence ATGTTAAACCGGGTGATTTTGATCGGTCGGCTGACCTGGGATCCGGAGTTGCGATACACTCCCAACGGAGTGGCGGTCGCCAGTTTCCGGTTGGCGGTGGATCGGCCCTTCACCAATCAACAAGGGGAACGGGAAGCGGATTTTATCGATATTGTAGTTTGGCGCCAACAAGCGGAAAATGTGGCCAACTATTTGAAAAAGGGTCGGATGGTGGCAGTGGAAGGGCGTCTGCAAGTACGGAGTTATGAGAATCAGGAAGGCCGCAAGGTGCGTGTGTCCGAAGTGGTGGCGGATAATGTGCGTTTTCTCCCCACATCCGGTGGTTCCGGCGGACCGAGCGGCAATCCGGCTCAAGAAGGAGGAAGCGGCTTTCAAAACGACCGTGGTTCCTCCAACGATCCGTTTGCGGATGATGGAAAGCCAATCGACATCTCCGATGACGATTTGCCCTTCTGA
- a CDS encoding MazG-like family protein has product MSRPERSVHIAKSMKVIEWLKTEILDQIANLYKGLHHANRSLIQDSLASLVVATYVLAKRVGFSYREVDQAVTRKLREAARERHQLEDWYGDLSDLEEYISKR; this is encoded by the coding sequence ATGAGCAGGCCGGAGCGAAGCGTACACATTGCCAAAAGCATGAAAGTGATCGAATGGTTGAAAACAGAAATACTGGACCAAATCGCCAACTTATATAAAGGGTTGCATCATGCCAACCGTTCCCTGATCCAAGACAGCTTGGCCAGCTTGGTGGTGGCCACTTATGTTCTTGCCAAACGTGTGGGCTTTTCTTATCGGGAAGTGGATCAAGCGGTTACCCGGAAGTTGCGGGAAGCGGCCCGGGAAAGGCATCAGCTGGAAGATTGGTATGGCGATCTATCCGATCTGGAAGAATATATAAGCAAGAGGTGA
- a CDS encoding DUF2232 domain-containing protein, translating to MSRFTDIRGGLIAIGLYLLLFLSLITPLGIVTLWFLPLPFFWFGAKNGWKPSLFPVAVCGILSSALGLAALGGLLFAAGIGLMMGEQYRKPGSTGTDVALGGWVATWVGALVLLLLVTWWWDGVGQVQSFWREQWESTQQMLESYGLGAAGMEEPPPLSLIIPVMLFMISLPFPLLNFAVGRRLLIRQGLPGKYLPPIRKWRLPRPFFYFYFVALLLLLLFGLDGGAVSLFAGTAVTWMFLIFFIQGLSFFAFLLHRWNWKSGWVFLIGGVAFLIPLLSVVVHLFGILDTGTEWRKRLEKND from the coding sequence TTGTCCCGATTTACGGATATACGTGGCGGACTGATTGCGATCGGTCTATACCTGTTGCTTTTCTTATCCTTGATTACTCCGCTGGGTATCGTTACCCTGTGGTTTCTCCCCCTCCCTTTTTTCTGGTTTGGTGCCAAAAACGGCTGGAAGCCGTCTCTGTTTCCGGTGGCAGTATGCGGAATCCTCTCATCTGCTTTGGGTTTGGCGGCTTTGGGCGGGTTGCTTTTTGCTGCCGGAATCGGTCTCATGATGGGAGAACAGTACCGCAAACCGGGATCCACCGGGACGGATGTGGCCCTGGGTGGTTGGGTGGCCACCTGGGTGGGGGCATTGGTGTTGCTCCTTCTTGTGACCTGGTGGTGGGATGGAGTCGGACAGGTTCAGTCGTTTTGGCGGGAACAGTGGGAAAGCACCCAACAAATGTTGGAATCCTATGGATTGGGTGCCGCTGGGATGGAAGAGCCTCCTCCATTGTCCCTTATTATTCCCGTAATGTTGTTCATGATTTCGCTTCCCTTTCCGCTGCTTAACTTTGCAGTAGGTAGGCGCTTACTGATACGCCAAGGATTGCCCGGGAAATACTTGCCGCCAATTCGGAAGTGGCGTTTACCCCGACCCTTTTTTTATTTTTACTTTGTTGCCTTATTGCTGTTGCTTTTGTTCGGGTTGGATGGAGGAGCTGTCTCTTTATTTGCGGGGACTGCGGTGACATGGATGTTTTTAATCTTTTTCATCCAGGGGTTGTCGTTCTTCGCTTTTCTTCTTCATCGCTGGAACTGGAAAAGTGGTTGGGTCTTTTTGATTGGAGGGGTCGCCTTTCTCATTCCGCTCCTCTCTGTGGTGGTCCATCTCTTTGGAATCTTGGATACCGGAACGGAGTGGAGAAAGCGTTTGGAGAAGAACGATTGA
- a CDS encoding S1C family serine protease, whose amino-acid sequence MGYYDNTDRVRRYLGMFLIALISAVIGGLLVLTISPALIQAGILPPQFFIGQNRPLAEGDGTEEQVSVDVQTNITKAVEKARPAVVGVVNLQASDDPFGREPVERGTGSGVIFEKKDGRAKVVTNQHVIEGATQVGVVIPDENGGKPVEAKVLGADKATDLAVLEMDDQHVQAVAEFGNSDKVKAGEPAIAIGNPLGLEFSQSVTAGVISSPHRTISVSPTLDMDVIQTDAAINPGNSGGALINTAGQVIGINSLKIAQQGIEGLGFAIPSNDAKPIINDLIQHGEVRRAFMGVSLRDVETISQQARDQRLNLPDEVMDGVVITDVQSGSPSARGGLESLDVIVQLDNTRIRNGSELRSYLWKKKSIGDQMEVTFYRNGEKQTTTITLQKQR is encoded by the coding sequence GTGGGTTATTACGACAATACAGACCGCGTACGCCGATACCTAGGGATGTTTTTGATCGCTCTCATCTCCGCCGTCATCGGTGGATTGTTGGTTTTGACCATCTCTCCGGCCCTGATCCAGGCCGGAATTCTGCCCCCTCAGTTTTTCATCGGCCAAAACCGACCATTGGCCGAAGGGGACGGGACAGAAGAGCAGGTCAGTGTCGATGTCCAAACAAACATTACGAAAGCCGTGGAAAAAGCCCGACCCGCAGTGGTAGGAGTAGTCAATCTACAAGCATCTGACGATCCTTTCGGTCGGGAGCCCGTGGAACGGGGAACCGGATCCGGTGTGATTTTTGAGAAGAAAGACGGAAGAGCCAAAGTCGTCACCAATCAACATGTGATTGAAGGTGCCACTCAGGTTGGAGTGGTCATCCCCGATGAAAACGGTGGAAAGCCGGTAGAAGCCAAGGTGTTGGGAGCCGACAAAGCAACCGACTTGGCAGTACTGGAAATGGATGACCAACATGTGCAAGCCGTCGCCGAGTTCGGTAATTCCGACAAGGTGAAAGCCGGCGAACCCGCCATCGCGATCGGGAACCCCCTCGGATTAGAATTTTCCCAATCCGTGACAGCCGGAGTGATCAGTTCCCCTCACCGAACCATTTCCGTATCACCCACATTGGACATGGATGTCATCCAGACCGATGCGGCTATCAACCCCGGTAACAGCGGAGGCGCTCTCATCAACACCGCCGGACAAGTGATCGGTATCAACAGTTTGAAAATCGCCCAACAGGGGATCGAAGGCCTTGGTTTTGCCATCCCGTCCAATGACGCCAAACCCATCATCAACGACCTGATCCAACACGGTGAAGTGCGCCGCGCGTTTATGGGCGTCAGCCTGCGGGACGTGGAAACCATCTCCCAGCAAGCCCGTGATCAACGACTCAATCTACCGGATGAGGTGATGGATGGCGTTGTTATCACTGACGTTCAATCCGGTTCTCCGTCAGCCCGGGGCGGCCTGGAATCCTTGGATGTGATCGTTCAACTGGATAACACCAGGATCCGTAACGGATCCGAACTACGGTCCTATCTCTGGAAGAAGAAAAGTATCGGGGATCAGATGGAAGTCACCTTCTACCGCAACGGAGAAAAACAGACCACCACAATCACGCTGCAAAAGCAACGGTAA
- the rplI gene encoding 50S ribosomal protein L9, producing MKVIFQQDVKGQGKKGELKEVAEGYARNFLLPRGLAVEASAGNINALKDQKRREAEQKQEQLEKARRLASELEKLEITLHTKAGDGGRLFGSVTSKQISQHLKQAHGIQVDKKKIQLDDPIRTLGVTNVPVKLHPKVTATLSVQVLEQ from the coding sequence ATGAAAGTGATCTTTCAACAAGATGTGAAAGGCCAGGGGAAAAAAGGAGAGCTGAAAGAGGTAGCAGAAGGGTATGCCCGCAATTTCCTTCTTCCCCGGGGATTGGCTGTCGAAGCTTCCGCTGGAAACATCAACGCCCTGAAAGATCAGAAACGACGGGAAGCGGAACAGAAACAGGAACAGTTGGAGAAAGCCCGCCGATTGGCAAGTGAACTGGAGAAGCTGGAGATCACCCTCCACACCAAAGCGGGGGATGGCGGTCGTCTGTTTGGGTCCGTCACTTCGAAACAGATCAGCCAGCACCTCAAACAAGCGCATGGTATCCAAGTGGATAAGAAAAAGATCCAACTGGACGATCCGATCCGTACCTTAGGTGTAACCAACGTTCCGGTTAAGCTCCACCCCAAAGTGACGGCTACGCTCTCTGTCCAAGTGTTGGAGCAATAG
- a CDS encoding DUF951 domain-containing protein has translation MEQKSFQLGDIVEMKKPHPCGTNAWKVIRMGMDIRMKCTGCGHSVLLPRSKFEKRMKKILSSEEPPQS, from the coding sequence ATGGAGCAGAAGAGCTTCCAGCTCGGGGACATTGTGGAGATGAAAAAACCCCACCCTTGTGGCACCAATGCCTGGAAAGTGATCCGAATGGGAATGGATATCCGGATGAAGTGCACCGGTTGTGGACACAGTGTTCTTTTACCGCGTTCCAAATTCGAAAAACGGATGAAAAAGATATTGTCATCGGAGGAGCCGCCGCAATCCTAA
- the rpsR gene encoding 30S ribosomal protein S18, whose product MARRRGNKRRKVCFFTVNKIEYIDYKDVDLLRKFISERGKILPRRVTGTSSKYQRQLTRAIKRARQMALLPYTTD is encoded by the coding sequence ATGGCTCGACGCAGAGGTAATAAACGCCGTAAAGTCTGTTTCTTTACAGTCAACAAAATCGAATATATCGATTATAAAGATGTGGATTTGCTGCGGAAGTTCATCAGCGAGCGTGGGAAAATTCTCCCTCGCCGGGTGACCGGAACTTCCTCCAAATATCAACGGCAATTGACCCGGGCGATCAAACGTGCCCGGCAAATGGCTCTCTTGCCGTATACCACGGACTGA